The following nucleotide sequence is from Roseivirga sp. BDSF3-8.
GAAGAGGGTTTCTCCTTCTATTGATTTTGTCAGCCCTTTAATTTCTAATATCTGGTTACCGGCCTCTCTCTCCTGCTGAAAGATAACGGCAGGGTAACGGCGGGTACTGGGCTGAATATCGTCAACATTGATCTTATCCAGCAACTTACGGCGGCTGGTTGCTTGCTTACTCTTAGCGGCGTTGGCGCTAAAGCGGGCAATGAATTCCTGCAGTTCTTTTTTCTTCTCCTCGGCTTTCTTATTGGCAGCATTGCGCTGCTTGGCGGCAAGCTGGCTACTCTCATACCAGAAGCTGTAGTTACCGGTATATAGCTTGACTTTGCCAAAGTCGATGTCCACGATATGGGTACAAACGGTATCGAGGAAGTGACGGTCGTGAGAGACTACGATTACTGTATTCTTGAAATCAAGAAGGAAGTCCTCAAGCCACATTACGGTATGGATGTCAAGGTCGTTGGTAGGCTCATCGAGAATAAGGACATCGGGATTACCAAAAATAGCCTGGGCAAGTAGCACGCGAACTTTTTGGTTACCGCTGAGGTCGTCCATCTTTTTGTAATGATCGGCCTCGTTGATACCGAGTCCACTTAACAGGGCGGCAGCATCGGGTTCGGCGTTCCAGCCGTCCATCTCGGCAAATTCGGCCTCCAGCTCTGAGGCGCGGATACCGTCCTCTTCGGAGAAGTCGGGCTTGGCATAGACGGCGTCTTTTTCCTGGATAAGGTTCCAGAGCTTCTCATGGCCCATCATTACGGTGTGTATGACAAGATGCTCATCAAAAGCGGAGTGGTCCTGCTTTAGTACGGCCATGCGTTTGCCGGGATCTAAGGTGACGTGGCCAGAGTTGGCATCTACTTCACCGGCAAGAATCTTGAGGAAGGTACTTTTACCAGCCCCATTGGCCCCTATAACGCCATAGCAATTGCCTTCTGTAAAGCGTATATCGACGTCTTCAAATAGAATGCGCTTCCCAAACTGAAGCCTTATGTTATTAGCTGCGATCATGTCTTAACTGCAAATGAGCGGCAAAGGTACGGATTTATAGGCAGAGAACCAGCAGGATAGAAAGGCAATAAAAAAACAGGCCTGCATATGCAGGCCTGAATATTGTACTAGGTTTTGTAATCCGGAGATTACAGGCAAGGTAAAGTGATGGTAAGGTCGCCGGATGCGTTTACTGTGACACTGATGGTACCGTTACTGCCGTTACTGCCCCAAGAGTAGCCATTGAGGCTGACGGGGGTATTAACAAAGGCATGCAGATTTATAGGACTGCCATTCAACAATCCGCAGGCGGTGAACTGGCCACTGGCATTCGTTACTCCTAGTATATTAGTGGCACTACCAGGGAAGGTATTGTAACCAATAGCAATGCCGGCGGGGCTGGCACCATTTGAACACACCACGGTTACGTTAGTAGGGTTAACACACTGTGCACTGGTCACGTCGATATCACCAAAGCTGCCACAGGGGGTGAATGTTCTGGATTCAAGTAAATTGCCACTAGAGTCAAAAACAAGGATAACGAGGTTACCAAGGTCGGCAGGAAGGTTACGAAGGGTGATACTCTCGGTTCCGGAAGCACCTACCGTAATATTGCGCTGAGCATATGCCGTTACTTTTTGTCCGTTAGACGCACTCCGGATCTCAAACTTATAGGTTCCGGGGGCGGCGGTGAAGTTAAACGTCAGATCAGGGCATACGGTCCCTTTATAATCCAGGTTCCAGGTACTAAGGTGGGTTACTCTGGCAATAGCTACCAGTTTTTGGGTCTCTTCACTACGGCGAAACTCCATGGACTGGCCTTCATTGACCCAGGCATCCCGTTCTTCATCAAAGCTCCAGAAGTCTACGGTCATACCTTCTTTAAGGGGCTGTCCATTAGGACCGGTTGTGGTTTTCTGATCCAGTTCGAACTCAAAGTTAATGGCGTTGGAGAAGTATTTAACCTCCACCCCGTCTACCCACATATTTACATCGGTCATACCGAGGGAACGGAAGGGTACAGGGCTATCAATACTACCGATAGGCTCCTGGCCCCCTCTGGCAAAAACATTTGGTGTGGAAAGTGGAGCAGGGGCAGCATCCATGGCAGCCGAGCTGCTTGAGGCGAAGAGGCGGCTATTGATCTGCAGGTTGTTACCTGGTATTACCTGACGATTTGCATCCAGGAACCGCGTGCCGGCAGGAATTCTGATAGTAAAGAACTCACGACTGGCTCCCTGGGTACGTGAAATGATCTGGTTTTGAGCCTGACCGTTAAGGATAGGGAAGCTACCACTGGCTGTGCTTATCCCTTCCATCTTAGTGTCTACCTCGATCATACGTACCTCTACTGCCACCGGTTTATTATCACTGATGATAAACGTTCTGGTCTGGGGAACAAATCCTGACGAACTGACATCTATAGAAAATGAATAGGGTAGGTTGGCTTTATCCGTAAGGGCTAGTGATATGAGGCCATGATCGGTAGTGATACTGGCCTGTGCCTGACCGCCTGCTGTGCGTACTTGCCCGGCGGGATCATTAAGTTTAATTGTGGCTTTGTAGGGCTGGTTTGTAGCGCTTTTATCAGCATTTACGAAAGTGAGGTTGACTTTCTGCCGTAATTCGTCTGATACTGCTACCGCACTTTCCTGGGGGCCGGGCTGGCCGGATTCAGAAAAATCTTCTTCATTAAACTGGCAGCGCTGCATTAAAACAAGGGCCAGAACCATACTCATGGGTAGCACTAGCCACCTCAAAACATTCTTTCTCATAGCATTAAGTGAATTTGATTTTAATTACACTTAATTTACTTCAGAATAAGTAAAACATGGATTGACCTGTGACCTGAAGAGGGATATATGCAGCTATTTGCATTTTTATTCCAAAACATACACCAAAATTAAGGGTTTCCCCTTACAATTTCGGGAAACTCTTTAACGCGTTGATCTAAAGGCTTTCCACTGATATCTGACCGTTGTTACAACGCTTACCATGGTGTATTTTATACAGTTATGCCTTATCCAAAAAAAGGTTTCCTATTTTTGCCTGCTATGTGTGGGATCACCGGAATAAGAGCATTCAATGAAGTAGGCAGAGTGCATATGATTAATCTCTCCTCTGCCACGAGGGAACTAAGTTCAAGGGGACCTGATGATCAGGGGCTTTTTGATACGTACTATGTGGGGTTAGGCCACAGGCGGTTATCGATTATAGACACCAGTCATGACGGGCATCAGCCTATGTCGGATATATCGGGACGGTATACTATCGTTTTTAACGGTGAGATATTTAACTACCGGGAGCTTCGTAAGGACCTGGAGAATAAGGGGCAGGCTTTTCAGTCTCACACTGATACTGAGGTGCTGCTATACTTATATATTAATGAAGGGAGGGGCTGCCTTGATAGACTGAATGGCTTTTTTGCCTTTGCTATTCATGATAAATCTGATGACTCGCTATTTATAGCGAGGGACCGAATGGGCATAAAGCCTCTATACTATTATGCTGATGAGGATAAGGTGGTCTTTGCCTCAGAGATTAAAAGCCTGCTTGCTTACCATATCCCCCGCTCTATTGATTTTGAATCTCTCTATCACTACCTGCAGTTAAATTATATCCCTTCTCCTCACACTATACTAAAGGATGTGTATAAGCTGGAGCCGGGACATTATTTAACCATAGGGGGAAGGGAGATAGCCTCAGAAAGGTACTATACTGTACCATACGGGGGGGAAAGGACTAACACAGAGAGAAGCTATGAGGCATGCCAGAGGGAACTGGTGAACCTGCTGGAGGATTCAGTATGTAAGAGGCTGGTTGCTGATGTGCCCCTTGGGGCTTTTCTGAGTGGCGGAATAGACTCTTCGGCCATCGTTTCACTCGCTTCGCGCCATGTACAGGGCCTTAATACATTTAGCATCGGGTACAGGGACGAGCCGTTTTTTGATGAGACAAAGTATGCGAAACTGGTGGCGGATAAGTTCAGGACTGAACATACTGTATTCTCGCTGACGAATAATGATCTGTATGCGCACCTGCATGGGGTGCTGGACTACCTGGATGAGCCTTTTGCTGACTCCTCGGCTTTACCGGTGTATATTCTGAGCCGGGAAACACGGAAAATTGCCACGGTGGCGCTTTCGGGGGATGGTGCTGATGAGCTTTTTTCGGGTTATAATAAGCATATGGCTTTTTACAGGGCTGCCAAGGGGGGGCTGGCACCGGACTTAATTAAAGCGCTGCTGCCTCTGTGGAAGTTGATGCCTCAGTCCAGACAAGGGAAGCTTACTAATAGGGTGAGGCAGTTGCGCCGGTTTGCTGAGGGTATGAAGTTACCAGCTGATACACGATACTGGCGGTGGGCGATTTTTACAGAGGAGGGGGAAGCAATGAATATGCTTTCTGAAGAGAGTAAAGGCCACCTGAACAGGGATGAAGCTCTGCAACGGCAGAAAAAACTGCTGCAGCATATAAAAAAGGGAAGGGATATAAACGAAATACTATACACGGATGTGCACCTGGTACTGCCGGATGACATGCTTGTAAAGGTGGACCGTATGTCAATGGCTAACAGCCTTGAGGTACGGGTACCGTTTCTGGATCACAGGGTAGTGGAGTATGCTTTTGGTCTTCCTGAATCATATAAGATTGGGGCAGGAATGAAGAAGCGTATTCTTCAGGATGCATTCAGGGATATATTACCTGCTGAATTATATAAGCGACCAAAGCATGGCTTTGAGGTACCTTTATTAAAATGGTTTAGAGGGGAGCTAAGGGGGATGATTGATAATGATCTGCTGGGGGATGACTTTATAGCTGATCAGGGGATATTTAATACTGAGGCGATACAGGGTATGAAAAAACAATTATACTCAGCTAACCCGGGAGACATACATGCGAGGGTATGGGGTATGATTGTGTTTCAATACTGGTATAAGAAATACTTTAAATAAAAAAACCCGGAGATCAGATGTCTCCGGGTGAGGTTTGATTATTTATCAAACAGGAAGTATTTGTATTTATTACCTACCTGCTGGTAACCGATCTGATTTCTTTTCTTAAGATCAGAAGCGGCGATACGAATGGCAGCGGTTGTTTTTTCAAGGTCCAGTTTAGGCTCCTTATCTACAATCTCTGCGGCAATATCGTTAGTAATCATAGCGCCCTTTTCATCGAGCACATAAATGATTTTGCCCTTCCAGGTCAGTGATTCACTGTATTCTGAAGGTACTTTTATAGGTTTGTTAGCTTTAGAAGGACGGCCTACCTTACCTCCTGTGGAGGTTCCGCTACTGGCAGTACTTGTGCTACCAGGTGTACG
It contains:
- a CDS encoding ABC-F family ATP-binding cassette domain-containing protein, with the translated sequence MIAANNIRLQFGKRILFEDVDIRFTEGNCYGVIGANGAGKSTFLKILAGEVDANSGHVTLDPGKRMAVLKQDHSAFDEHLVIHTVMMGHEKLWNLIQEKDAVYAKPDFSEEDGIRASELEAEFAEMDGWNAEPDAAALLSGLGINEADHYKKMDDLSGNQKVRVLLAQAIFGNPDVLILDEPTNDLDIHTVMWLEDFLLDFKNTVIVVSHDRHFLDTVCTHIVDIDFGKVKLYTGNYSFWYESSQLAAKQRNAANKKAEEKKKELQEFIARFSANAAKSKQATSRRKLLDKINVDDIQPSTRRYPAVIFQQEREAGNQILEIKGLTKSIEGETLFKGLDLFVNKGDKIAVLSKDSRAITAFFEILMGDLQADAGEFKFGQTITTAYLPNENGEFFEGVDKNLMDWLRQYAEGEADDVFIRGFLGKMLFTGEEVMKKAKVLSGGEKVRCMLSRMMLSGANLLILDEPTNHLDLESIQALNNALSDFPGTILFTSHDHAFTQTVATRIIEISPKGMLDKLMEFDHYIESEEIAAQREALYA
- the asnB gene encoding asparagine synthase (glutamine-hydrolyzing), with amino-acid sequence MCGITGIRAFNEVGRVHMINLSSATRELSSRGPDDQGLFDTYYVGLGHRRLSIIDTSHDGHQPMSDISGRYTIVFNGEIFNYRELRKDLENKGQAFQSHTDTEVLLYLYINEGRGCLDRLNGFFAFAIHDKSDDSLFIARDRMGIKPLYYYADEDKVVFASEIKSLLAYHIPRSIDFESLYHYLQLNYIPSPHTILKDVYKLEPGHYLTIGGREIASERYYTVPYGGERTNTERSYEACQRELVNLLEDSVCKRLVADVPLGAFLSGGIDSSAIVSLASRHVQGLNTFSIGYRDEPFFDETKYAKLVADKFRTEHTVFSLTNNDLYAHLHGVLDYLDEPFADSSALPVYILSRETRKIATVALSGDGADELFSGYNKHMAFYRAAKGGLAPDLIKALLPLWKLMPQSRQGKLTNRVRQLRRFAEGMKLPADTRYWRWAIFTEEGEAMNMLSEESKGHLNRDEALQRQKKLLQHIKKGRDINEILYTDVHLVLPDDMLVKVDRMSMANSLEVRVPFLDHRVVEYAFGLPESYKIGAGMKKRILQDAFRDILPAELYKRPKHGFEVPLLKWFRGELRGMIDNDLLGDDFIADQGIFNTEAIQGMKKQLYSANPGDIHARVWGMIVFQYWYKKYFK